In a single window of the Micromonospora sp. WMMD1155 genome:
- a CDS encoding right-handed parallel beta-helix repeat-containing protein, giving the protein MTLMGRRTALRAGLAATTLAGGAVLVAKPAEAAIPVTDDGWISVLAHGAVGDGVTDDTAAIQAAFDAARAATPNKGVVFPAGRTYRVSDRVTLSGLTDTALRGYGATLVLVDATPVTVKDQVRGVLQIQGCHRLKVLGLNLVDNAATYWYSGLVITASTGVVVDGVVSRGFRHTGISVWDNTPGTSNDILITNCTTEDVRLGIASNGHDVRITDNHVAMDWLSSQEAEDWGGVWRAESKYYDGINVWFGADRTVISGNTITECGQAGVYTQQVTNLVVADNTVIGCQLRAIEVDGSARGSLPRSGQAVGVSITGNVATNCIGHINVLSARDVTVVGNRVENPNASRAVSCVAVHQGSTKAVVVGNHLRQAHPSHPAIFVDIASVDVTLAWNAVEAAVPYQAPADTVIIRRSGAGQIRTEGKLIAVGGIGVGNSVAASTPGSVVRKIEVFSSTGQSLGWVPVYNSIT; this is encoded by the coding sequence ATGACGTTGATGGGACGACGTACGGCTCTGCGCGCCGGCCTGGCGGCCACGACCCTCGCGGGTGGGGCCGTGTTGGTGGCCAAGCCGGCTGAGGCGGCGATACCCGTCACGGACGACGGGTGGATCTCCGTTCTCGCGCATGGCGCTGTTGGCGACGGGGTCACCGACGACACCGCGGCGATCCAGGCGGCGTTCGACGCCGCCCGGGCGGCCACGCCGAACAAGGGCGTGGTGTTTCCGGCAGGCCGGACCTACCGGGTCAGTGACCGGGTGACGCTCTCCGGGCTGACCGACACCGCGTTGCGGGGCTACGGGGCCACCCTGGTCCTGGTCGACGCCACCCCGGTGACGGTGAAGGACCAGGTCCGCGGTGTGCTCCAGATCCAGGGCTGTCACCGCCTGAAGGTGCTCGGGCTCAACCTCGTCGACAACGCCGCCACGTACTGGTACAGCGGTCTGGTCATCACCGCGTCGACCGGCGTCGTGGTCGACGGCGTGGTGTCGCGCGGGTTCCGGCACACCGGCATCAGCGTGTGGGACAACACCCCCGGCACGTCCAACGACATCCTCATCACGAACTGCACCACCGAGGATGTCCGGCTCGGCATCGCCAGCAACGGTCACGACGTGCGGATCACCGACAACCACGTGGCGATGGACTGGCTGTCGTCGCAGGAAGCCGAGGACTGGGGCGGCGTCTGGCGCGCGGAGTCGAAGTACTACGACGGCATCAACGTGTGGTTCGGCGCCGATCGCACCGTCATCTCCGGCAACACCATCACCGAGTGTGGCCAGGCCGGTGTCTACACGCAGCAGGTGACGAACCTGGTGGTCGCGGACAACACCGTGATCGGCTGCCAACTGCGGGCCATCGAGGTCGACGGTAGCGCGCGCGGTTCTCTGCCGCGGTCGGGTCAAGCCGTCGGCGTCTCGATCACCGGCAACGTGGCGACCAACTGCATCGGCCACATCAACGTGCTGTCCGCCCGGGACGTCACAGTGGTCGGCAACCGGGTGGAGAACCCGAACGCGAGCCGGGCGGTGAGCTGCGTCGCCGTGCACCAGGGCTCCACCAAGGCGGTCGTGGTGGGCAACCATCTGCGTCAGGCGCACCCGTCACACCCGGCGATCTTCGTGGACATCGCCTCGGTCGACGTCACGCTGGCGTGGAACGCCGTGGAGGCGGCCGTCCCCTACCAGGCCCCGGCCGACACTGTCATCATCCGGCGCAGCGGCGCGGGCCAGATCCGTACCGAGGGCAAGCTCATCGCCGTCGGCGGGATCGGGGTCGGCAACAGTGTCGCGGCCAGCACGCCGGGCTCGGTGGTCCGCAAGATCGAAGTTTTCTCCTCCACCGGGCAGAGCCTGGGCTGGGTCCCGGTCTACAACTCGATCACCTGA